A genome region from Musa acuminata AAA Group cultivar baxijiao chromosome BXJ3-5, Cavendish_Baxijiao_AAA, whole genome shotgun sequence includes the following:
- the LOC135638670 gene encoding alpha-soluble NSF attachment protein 2-like isoform X2: protein MLLIRLSALEKVSDERRVAKTWRTRRRRATSWSRRRRRRSAAGESSATSTMTRPICSTRPPIASRDKAGSVYFKLADCHLKLDSKHEAASAYVDAANCYKKISIQDATQSLNRAVKLFLEIGRLNMAARYYKELGELNEQEQNLENAMDYFEWAADLFQSEEVTTSANQCKQKVAQFAAQMEQYPKAIEIYEALARHSVNNSLLRYGVKGILLNAGICHLCKGDVVAITNALERYQEIDPTFSGTREYKLLADLADSMDEGDVAKFTDAAQEYDSMTRLDPWKTTLLLRVKNAIKAKEEEEDDLT, encoded by the exons ATGCTATTAATTCGGCTCTCCGCGTTGGAGAAAGTGAGCGACGAAAGGAGGGTTGCGAAGACATGGCGGACCAGACGGCGAAGGGCGACGAGTTGGAGCAGAAGGCGGAGAAGACGCTCGGCGGCTGGGGAATCTTCGGCAACAAGTACGATGACGCGGCCGATTTGTTCGACAAGGCCGCCAATTGCTTCAA GGGATAAAGCTGGATCAGTGTATTTCAAACTTGCTGATTGTCATTTGAAG TTAGATAGCAAGCATGAAGCTGCCTCAGCTTATGTAGATGCAGCAAACTGCTACAAGAAAATCTCAATCCAAG ATGCTACACAATCGTTAAACCGGGCGGTGAAACTTTTTCTGGAGATTGGTAGATTAAACATGGCCGCAAGATACTACAAG GAACTTGGTGAATTAAATGAGCAAGAACAGAATTTAGAGAATGCGATGGATTACTTTGAGTGGGCTGCTGATCTTTTTCAAAGTGAGGAAGTAACAACTTCTGCAAACCAGTGCAAGCAAAAAGTTGCACAGTTTGCTGCTCAGATGGAACA ATACCCAAAGGCAATTGAAATATATGAAGCACTTGCTCGACACTCAGTCAATAATAGTCTTCTTAGGTATGGTGTTAAGGGGATTCTTCTTAATGCTGGTATCTGTCACTTGTGTAAGGGTGATGTGGTTGCAATTACAAATGCATTAGAGCGATATCAG GAAATTGATCCTACCTTTTCGGGCACACGTGAATACAAGCTTTTAGCT GATTTGGCAGATTCGATGGACGAGGGAGATGTTGCAAAGTTTACTGATGCTGCCCAAGAATATGATAGCATGACTCGACTG GATCCTTGGAAAACCACACTTCTGCTGAGAGTGAAGAATGCAATAAaagcaaaggaggaagaggaagatgatcTCACCTAA
- the LOC135638670 gene encoding alpha-soluble NSF attachment protein 2-like isoform X3 — translation MLLIRLSALEKVSDERRVAKTWRTRRRRATSWSRRRRRRSAAGESSATRDKAGSVYFKLADCHLKLDSKHEAASAYVDAANCYKKISIQDATQSLNRAVKLFLEIGRLNMAARYYKELGELNEQEQNLENAMDYFEWAADLFQSEEVTTSANQCKQKVAQFAAQMEQYPKAIEIYEALARHSVNNSLLRYGVKGILLNAGICHLCKGDVVAITNALERYQEIDPTFSGTREYKLLADLADSMDEGDVAKFTDAAQEYDSMTRLDPWKTTLLLRVKNAIKAKEEEEDDLT, via the exons ATGCTATTAATTCGGCTCTCCGCGTTGGAGAAAGTGAGCGACGAAAGGAGGGTTGCGAAGACATGGCGGACCAGACGGCGAAGGGCGACGAGTTGGAGCAGAAGGCGGAGAAGACGCTCGGCGGCTGGGGAATCTTCGGCAACAA GGGATAAAGCTGGATCAGTGTATTTCAAACTTGCTGATTGTCATTTGAAG TTAGATAGCAAGCATGAAGCTGCCTCAGCTTATGTAGATGCAGCAAACTGCTACAAGAAAATCTCAATCCAAG ATGCTACACAATCGTTAAACCGGGCGGTGAAACTTTTTCTGGAGATTGGTAGATTAAACATGGCCGCAAGATACTACAAG GAACTTGGTGAATTAAATGAGCAAGAACAGAATTTAGAGAATGCGATGGATTACTTTGAGTGGGCTGCTGATCTTTTTCAAAGTGAGGAAGTAACAACTTCTGCAAACCAGTGCAAGCAAAAAGTTGCACAGTTTGCTGCTCAGATGGAACA ATACCCAAAGGCAATTGAAATATATGAAGCACTTGCTCGACACTCAGTCAATAATAGTCTTCTTAGGTATGGTGTTAAGGGGATTCTTCTTAATGCTGGTATCTGTCACTTGTGTAAGGGTGATGTGGTTGCAATTACAAATGCATTAGAGCGATATCAG GAAATTGATCCTACCTTTTCGGGCACACGTGAATACAAGCTTTTAGCT GATTTGGCAGATTCGATGGACGAGGGAGATGTTGCAAAGTTTACTGATGCTGCCCAAGAATATGATAGCATGACTCGACTG GATCCTTGGAAAACCACACTTCTGCTGAGAGTGAAGAATGCAATAAaagcaaaggaggaagaggaagatgatcTCACCTAA
- the LOC135638670 gene encoding alpha-soluble NSF attachment protein-like isoform X1, giving the protein MNSSPIAIAGDHFASNPISHAINSALRVGESERRKEGCEDMADQTAKGDELEQKAEKTLGGWGIFGNKYDDAADLFDKAANCFKLAKNWDKAGSVYFKLADCHLKLDSKHEAASAYVDAANCYKKISIQDATQSLNRAVKLFLEIGRLNMAARYYKELGELNEQEQNLENAMDYFEWAADLFQSEEVTTSANQCKQKVAQFAAQMEQYPKAIEIYEALARHSVNNSLLRYGVKGILLNAGICHLCKGDVVAITNALERYQEIDPTFSGTREYKLLADLADSMDEGDVAKFTDAAQEYDSMTRLDPWKTTLLLRVKNAIKAKEEEEDDLT; this is encoded by the exons ATGAATTCATCACCCATTGCGATCGCAGGGGACCATTTTGCGTCTAACCCCATTTCCCATGCTATTAATTCGGCTCTCCGCGTTGGAGAAAGTGAGCGACGAAAGGAGGGTTGCGAAGACATGGCGGACCAGACGGCGAAGGGCGACGAGTTGGAGCAGAAGGCGGAGAAGACGCTCGGCGGCTGGGGAATCTTCGGCAACAAGTACGATGACGCGGCCGATTTGTTCGACAAGGCCGCCAATTGCTTCAAGTTAGCCAAGAACT GGGATAAAGCTGGATCAGTGTATTTCAAACTTGCTGATTGTCATTTGAAG TTAGATAGCAAGCATGAAGCTGCCTCAGCTTATGTAGATGCAGCAAACTGCTACAAGAAAATCTCAATCCAAG ATGCTACACAATCGTTAAACCGGGCGGTGAAACTTTTTCTGGAGATTGGTAGATTAAACATGGCCGCAAGATACTACAAG GAACTTGGTGAATTAAATGAGCAAGAACAGAATTTAGAGAATGCGATGGATTACTTTGAGTGGGCTGCTGATCTTTTTCAAAGTGAGGAAGTAACAACTTCTGCAAACCAGTGCAAGCAAAAAGTTGCACAGTTTGCTGCTCAGATGGAACA ATACCCAAAGGCAATTGAAATATATGAAGCACTTGCTCGACACTCAGTCAATAATAGTCTTCTTAGGTATGGTGTTAAGGGGATTCTTCTTAATGCTGGTATCTGTCACTTGTGTAAGGGTGATGTGGTTGCAATTACAAATGCATTAGAGCGATATCAG GAAATTGATCCTACCTTTTCGGGCACACGTGAATACAAGCTTTTAGCT GATTTGGCAGATTCGATGGACGAGGGAGATGTTGCAAAGTTTACTGATGCTGCCCAAGAATATGATAGCATGACTCGACTG GATCCTTGGAAAACCACACTTCTGCTGAGAGTGAAGAATGCAATAAaagcaaaggaggaagaggaagatgatcTCACCTAA
- the LOC135637713 gene encoding secretory carrier-associated membrane protein 2-like isoform X1, producing MAGRRYEANPFDEEHVNPFSQQPGRVSPNLGISAHPPHQAGFYGYRGPTIDIPPDTAKDVKRKEAELEIREAELKKREQALRQREEAAARAGIVSEDRNWPPCCPIIHHDIANEIPIQLQRMQYIAFASLLGLTLCLSWNVISTLAAWIKGEGIKIWFLAVIYLTTGVPGAYLLWYRPLYRAMRTDSALSFGWFFIFYLVHIAFCVYSAVAPPFPFKGKSLTGILAAVDVVGDAVVVGIFYFIGFGFFCIEALISLWVIQQAYMYFRGSGKAVERHDTEHGSTR from the exons ATGGCAGGACGCAGGTACGAGGCCAACCCCTTCGACGAGGAGCACGTCAATCCCTTCTCG CAGCAACCCGGAAGAGTTTCTCCTAATCTTGGGATTTCAGCTCATCCTCCACACCAGGCTGGTTTTTATGGCTATCGCGGTCCAACAATTGATATCCCTCCTGATACAGCAAAG GATGTGAAGAGGAAGGAAGCAGAGTTAGAGATCAGAGAGGCAGAACTGAAGAAGAGGGAACAG GCATTAAGACAAAGGGAAGAAGCTGCAGCAAGGG CTGGAATTGTTTCAGAGGATAGAAACTGGCCCCCATGTTGCCCTATTATTCACCATGACATTGCCAATGAAATTCCCATACAATTGCAGAGGATGCAGTATATTGCCTTTGCATCACTTTTGG GATTAACATTATGTCTTTCATGGAATGTAATATCCACACTGGCGGCTTGGATTAAAGGCGAAG GTATAAAGATCTGGTTCCTAGCTGTTATCTACCTCACTACTGGTGTCCCAGGAGCTTATCTGTTATGGTATCGTCCTCTCTATCGTGCAATGAG GACTGATAGTGCTCTGAGCTTTGGATGGTTCTTCATATTTTACTTG GTTCACATAGCTTTTTGTGTCTACTCTGCGgttgctcctcctttccctttcaAAGGAAAATCTTTGAC TGGCATCCTTGCAGCAGTGGATGTTGTTGGAGATGCTGTTGTGGTTGGG ATCTTCTACTTCATTGGGTTTGGTTTCTTCTGTATTGAGGCACTCATCAGCCTTTGGGTCATTCAG CAAGCATACATGTACTTCAGAGGAAGTGGAAAAGCTGTGGAGAGGCATGACACTGAACATGGTTCGACCAGGTGA
- the LOC135638671 gene encoding auxin-binding protein T92-like: protein MSGVVDRGSLRFVFLLVAAIAADASAHCSGSGSPLVRNISNIPQSDFGRGGLAHATIAGAVSHGMKEVEVWLQTFSPGTHTPIHRHSCEEVFVVLKGKGTLLLGSSSFKYPGTPQEFHIYANSTFAVPVNDPHQVLNTDETEDLQLLVVISRPPVKVFIYEDWNMPHTAAKLKFPYYWDEECFHVKDEL from the exons atgagcggGGTTGTTGATCGCGGGAGTCTACGTTTCGTCTTCCTCCTTGTTGCGGCCATCGCGGCCGACGCGTCCGCGCACTGCTCCGGCAGCG GTTCTccattggtaagaaatataagcAATATACCTCAAAGTGACTTTGGGAGAGGAGGCTTGGCTCATGCCACTATTGCAGGTGCAGTTTCCCATGGAATGAAAGAG GTTGAGGTATGGCTTCAGACATTTTCACCAGGCACACATACACCAATTCACCGGCACTCTTGTGAAGAGGTATTTGTGGTTTTAAAAGGGAAGGGTACACTTTTACTTGGGTCAAGTTCATTTAAGTACCCAGGGACACCTCAGGAATTCCATATTTATGCAAATAGCACTTTTGCTGTCCCCGTGAATGATCCTCATCAG GTATTGAATACAGATGAGACTGAGGACTTGCAGTTGCTAGTTGTTATATCTCGTCCACCAGTCAAAGT GTTTATATACGAGGACTGGAATATGCCCCACACTGCAGCCAAGTTGAAGTTCCCTTATTATTGGGATGAAGAGTGTTTTCATGTCAAAGATGAGTTGTGA
- the LOC135638181 gene encoding pentatricopeptide repeat-containing protein At1g03560, mitochondrial-like: MLRPSSLRSTSSPRVLFSSSHGVARRPLASAPSPLPPPEWIEPFLDVSDLTRHRGDPRNPSPWFPRVVSLVLASAPGSLPSDLASFCRRFLIRLSPAFVSHSLRSSDLRHRPDLALAFFRWAATQKKYPGHNLDSYVALIDILSSSDNKETSRIKELIAEIRARGNLLPAAPSAATCLIRSLGSAGMVEELLWVWRWMKESGVEPSLMCYNCLLDGLVNSMFVDSAEKVFEAMEANRVRPDVVSYNTLIKGYSKVGRTQKAVDRFVEMQEKKIQPDKITYLSLMQCHYSDGEFHECLVLYHEMEEKGLEIPTHAYSLVISGLCKEGKPFEGMAVLESMVRRGCKASVANYTVLIDSFAKSMNEDHAMMLFERMKDDGLEPDEVTYGVTINCLCKAEKLDKAMELFKFCKENGVLVNAIFYSSLIDGYGKAGLVDEAQGLFNEMIEQGFVPDSYCYNALIDAFGKAGRINEACALFKRMEMEGCDQTVYTYTILMDGLFKKHKNEEALKLWNMMIDKGITPTPAAFRALSKGLCLSGKFTRACKILDELAPMGIVPETAHENMINVLCKAGRFEQACQLADGIIGKGREVPGRVRTIMINALRKAGNADLAFKLVHSNIGIGYDRYGSIKRRVKFQTLLNS; the protein is encoded by the coding sequence ATGCTCCGACCGAGCTCACTGCGATCAACCTCTTCCCCTCgagtcctcttctcctcctcccatgGCGTCGCCCGCCGCCCCCTCGCCTCCGCCCCTTCGCCGCTCCCTCCGCCGGAGTGGATCGAGCCCTTCCTCGACGTCTCCGACCTCACCCGCCACCGCGGTGACCCCCGAAACCCCTCCCCGTGGTTCCCCCGCGTCGTTTCGCTCGTCCTCGCTTCCGCCCCCGGCTCCCTCCCCTCCGACCTCGCCTCCTTCTGCCGCAGGTTCCTCATCCGCCTCTCCCCCGCCTTCGTCTCCCACTCCCTCCGCTCCTCCGACCTCCGCCACCGCCCCGACCTAGCCCTCGCGTTCTTCCGCTGGGCCGCCACCCAGAAGAAGTACCCCGGCCACAACCTCGACTCCTACGTCGCCCTGATCGACATCCTCTCCTCCTCCGACAATAAAGAAACCAGTCGGATCAAGGAACTCATAGCCGAGATCAGAGCCCGCGGGAATCTCCTCCCGGCGGCACCATCTGCAGCCACTTGTCTCATACGGAGCCTGGGGTCCGCCGGCATGGTGGAGGAGTTGCTGTGGGTCTGGCGATGGATGAAGGAGAGTGGGGTCGAGCCGTCGCTCATGTGTTACAACTGTTTGTTGGATGGGCTGGTGAATTCGATGTTCGTGGATTCAGCGGAGAAGGTCTTTGAAGCGATGGAGGCGAACAGAGTTCGGCCTGATGTAGTTTCCTACAACACGCTAATCAAAGGTTACTCGAAAGTAGGAAGGACGCAGAAAGCAGTTGATAGGTTTGTGGAGATGCAGGAGAAGAAGATCCAGCCAGATAAGATTACGTATCTAAGTCTGATGCAATGCCATTACTCGGATGGGGAATTCCATGAATGCTTGGTGCTGTACCATGAGATGGAAGAGAAGGGATTGGAGATTCCGACTCATGCATACAGTTTGGTGATCAGTGGATTGTGCAAGGAGGGGAAGCCATTCGAGGGAATGGCGGTGTTGGAAAGCATGGTTAGGAGAGGTTGCAAGGCTAGTGTGGCAAATTATACTGTTCTCATTGATTCTTTTGCGAAGAGCATGAATGAGGATCATGCTATGATGTTGTTTGAGAGGATGAAGGATGATGGACTTGAGCCAGACGAAGTCACTTATGGGGTGACAATTAACTGCTTGTGCAAGGCTGAGAAGCTGGACAAAGCCATGGAATTGTTTAAATTCTGCAAAGAGAATGGTGTGCTGGTGAATGCAATCTTCTACTCTAGCCTTATAGATGGGTATGGGAAAGCTGGGTTAGTTGATGAGGCACAAGGGCTTTTCAATGAGATGATAGAACAAGGTTTTGTGCCAGATTCATACTGCTATAATGCCCTTATTGATGCATTTGGAAAAGCAGGAAGGATCAATGAAGCTTGTGCACTATTCAAGAGAATGGAGATGGAGGGCTGTGATCAGACAGTTTATACATACACTATACTCATGGATGGGTTGTTTAAGAAACACAAGAATGAGGAGGCCCTGAAGCTGTGGAATATGATGATCGATAAGGGGATAACTCCCACCCCTGCAGCTTTCCGTGCCCTTTCAAAGGGCCTGTGCCTTTCAGGAAAGTTCACCAGGGCTTGTAAAATACTGGATGAACTGGCTCCTATGGGAATAGTGCCTGAGACGGCCCATGAGAATATGATCAATGTGTTGTGTAAAGCAGGGCGATTTGAGCAAGCTTGCCAACTCGCAGATGGAATCATAGGTAAAGGTCGTGAGGTGCCGGGAAGAGTTCGAACCATTATGATCAATGCTCTGAGAAAAGCTGGAAATGCTGACTTGGCTTTCAAATTGGTTCACAGTAACATTGGTATTGGTTATGACAGATATGGCAGCATTAAAAGGAGAGTTAAGTTCCAGACTCTGTTGAATTCATAG
- the LOC135637713 gene encoding secretory carrier-associated membrane protein 2-like isoform X2: MAGRRYEANPFDEEHVNPFSQPGRVSPNLGISAHPPHQAGFYGYRGPTIDIPPDTAKDVKRKEAELEIREAELKKREQALRQREEAAARAGIVSEDRNWPPCCPIIHHDIANEIPIQLQRMQYIAFASLLGLTLCLSWNVISTLAAWIKGEGIKIWFLAVIYLTTGVPGAYLLWYRPLYRAMRTDSALSFGWFFIFYLVHIAFCVYSAVAPPFPFKGKSLTGILAAVDVVGDAVVVGIFYFIGFGFFCIEALISLWVIQQAYMYFRGSGKAVERHDTEHGSTR, encoded by the exons ATGGCAGGACGCAGGTACGAGGCCAACCCCTTCGACGAGGAGCACGTCAATCCCTTCTCG CAACCCGGAAGAGTTTCTCCTAATCTTGGGATTTCAGCTCATCCTCCACACCAGGCTGGTTTTTATGGCTATCGCGGTCCAACAATTGATATCCCTCCTGATACAGCAAAG GATGTGAAGAGGAAGGAAGCAGAGTTAGAGATCAGAGAGGCAGAACTGAAGAAGAGGGAACAG GCATTAAGACAAAGGGAAGAAGCTGCAGCAAGGG CTGGAATTGTTTCAGAGGATAGAAACTGGCCCCCATGTTGCCCTATTATTCACCATGACATTGCCAATGAAATTCCCATACAATTGCAGAGGATGCAGTATATTGCCTTTGCATCACTTTTGG GATTAACATTATGTCTTTCATGGAATGTAATATCCACACTGGCGGCTTGGATTAAAGGCGAAG GTATAAAGATCTGGTTCCTAGCTGTTATCTACCTCACTACTGGTGTCCCAGGAGCTTATCTGTTATGGTATCGTCCTCTCTATCGTGCAATGAG GACTGATAGTGCTCTGAGCTTTGGATGGTTCTTCATATTTTACTTG GTTCACATAGCTTTTTGTGTCTACTCTGCGgttgctcctcctttccctttcaAAGGAAAATCTTTGAC TGGCATCCTTGCAGCAGTGGATGTTGTTGGAGATGCTGTTGTGGTTGGG ATCTTCTACTTCATTGGGTTTGGTTTCTTCTGTATTGAGGCACTCATCAGCCTTTGGGTCATTCAG CAAGCATACATGTACTTCAGAGGAAGTGGAAAAGCTGTGGAGAGGCATGACACTGAACATGGTTCGACCAGGTGA